From Nerophis lumbriciformis linkage group LG13, RoL_Nlum_v2.1, whole genome shotgun sequence, one genomic window encodes:
- the sp5a gene encoding transcription factor Sp5a, with amino-acid sequence MAAVAVLRNETLHAFLQDRTPNSSPENCKHSPLALLAATCNRIGHHHHHHHHHHPASSPSDFLPVPYDPATLGSPSRLFHPWTNEASAPSNATFGLSSKPQPLGSFAAPHELPLTPPADPGYPYDFSPVKMLPCSMQSPCPPTYVPAVSYAAPAAMPPAMPTFVAGQRQLSPNPAEDIPWWSLQQGNHRFQLQRGLVLHGHTADFAQYQTQIAALLHTKSPLATARRCRRCRCPNCQSASSGAEEPGKKKQHVCHIPGCGKVYGKTSHLKAHLRWHSGERPFVCNWLFCGKSFTRSDELQRHLRTHTGEKRFVCPDCCKRFMRSDHLAKHVKTHQNKRSKCLDKTLEHVKREDSRNHVM; translated from the exons ATGGCGGCCGTGGCTGTGCTGCGGAACGAGACGCTCCACGCTTTCCTGCAG GACCGCACTCCCAACTCTTCCCCGGAAAACTGCAAGCACTCCCCGCTGGCTCTCCTGGCCGCCACCTGTAACCGAATCgggcaccaccaccaccaccaccaccatcaccacccGGCGTCCAGCCCctccgacttcctcccggttCCTTACGACCCCGCCACCCTGGGCTCCCCGTCGCGGTTGTTCCACCCGTGGACTAACGAGGCAAGCGCTCCGAGCAACGCAACTTTCGGACTAAGTTCCAAGCCACAGCCGCTGGGGTCCTTCGCGGCCCCGCACGAGCTGCCCCTCACCCCGCCCGCCGACCCCGGCTACCCGTACGACTTCTCCCCGGTGAAGATGCTCCCGTGCTCCATGCAGTCCCCGTGTCCTCCCACCTACGTGCCCGCCGTCAGCTACGCGGCGCCCGCGGCCATGCCGCCCGCCATGCCCACTTTTGTCGCGGGCCAGAGACAGTTGTCCCCCAACCCGGCGGAGGACATCCCGTGGTGGAGCCTCCAGCAGGGCAACCACCGCTTCCAGCTGCAGCGAGGCCTGGTGCTGCACGGCCACACGGCGGACTTCGCCCAGTACCAGACGCAGATCGCCGCCCTCTTGCACACCAAGTCCCCCCTGGCCACCGCGCGTCGCTGCCGCCGGTGCCGCTGCCCCAACTGCCAGTCGGCCTCCTCCGGCGCAGAGGAGCCGGGCAAGAAGAAGCAGCACGTCTGCCACATCCCGGGCTGCGGGAAGGTGTACGGCAAGACGTCGCACCTGAAGGCGCACCTGCGCTGGCACTCCGGGGAGCGGCCCTTCGTCTGCAACTGGCTCTTCTGCGGCAAGAGCTTCACCCGCTCGGACGAGCTCCAGAGACACCTGAGGACTCACACCGGGGAGAAGCGCTTCGTGTGCCCGGACTGCTGCAAGAGGTTCATGCGCAGCGACCACCTGGCCAAGCACGTCAAGACGCACCAGAACAAGAGGAGCAAGTGCTTGGACAAGACGCTGGAACACGTCAAGAGGGAGGACTCCAGGAATCACGTCATGTGA